The genomic stretch GGTAGGGTTTTGCGGGCCGGGACGCTTGACTTGCAAGCAAAAAACTCCACCCGCAAGCCCGGCTCCGTAACAACCCATGGTTATCGGTTAATGAAAACAGTATTTGGAGGGAAGTTCCATTTGAAGCCTTCCATAGCGTGGCAGTTTAGGTTTGCAGCAAATGTGAAGAGTAGCAAAGACGTCGGCTTTAAAGCAACGCCAGACCGAAAGACGGCGTTTGTGGACGTCAGTCGGATAACGGTGCGGTTCAGCGGGACCGCGCGAAGGATCTGCCACTTCAATGCGTTTGGCTCGCGGTCTCCGTTGCAACCGATGGTTCCCCGTTTTCTGCGGCTTAGCATCGACGTACATTCGATGTCTCAAGGAAATGGATTTCCCATCGGTTGCGCCAGACACAAGTATACAACGAGGACGGCCACGAATTCGAGTCCCGCAAGAAGCAGGGTGAGTTTTGATTCGCCGAATGTGAGAGGAATCGCAACTGCGGCCATCGAACCACCAATCAACGGAATAGGTGCTGCAGAGCAGATTAAATGGACGATGCCAACATGCGTGACGTAGCGATCTATCGCCCACAACAACAAGAGGCAAACCGCAACAGGAAGCAAGGTGAGAGCAATCATGAGCCAGTATTGCGGCGTCGTCCGCTGATCGTGAGGAATCTGGTTCGAAACTTCGTACGGGTTCGTCACTGTCGATACTCAGCGTGGCATCGTCGCAAGCCTGTAACCATCACATTCGGGGAACGTTTTGCGTAACCGGGAACGCGCGTACGGGTCTCTAACGGCCAAATCGCTTAACTCGCGGTCTCCGGTTCACGCGCTGGTTATCGTGGCGCTTCGGAATCCACCGATAATGGGCCCCGAAGCGTCCAGAATACCGCAAGCGAGTCGCGGATGCAATCAATTCGCTCACGATCTCGATCTGGCCCAAAACGTCGGTGCTTGGATCGGTAATTGGTTTGCCCTGCCGTCATCATGTGAAGTTTTCTGTCCTGAATCGAGCCCTGAAATCAGCGCGCCGGATCGAGCACAACTCGAGCGCACCAATCACACCCGTGGATCAAGCGCACCAATCACGAGCACTGAACGATCACCCCCGACGCGATAACGGTACGCATCAGCGGGCCGGGACAGTTGATGTTCCATTCGTTAAGACTCGCAAGCCCGGCTCCGTTGCATGCGATGGTTCGATGCCTCTATGCGTCGCGTTCGATTTCCAACAAGAAATCATACCGTGCAAGCATGTACGATGACAGGGAATCGCAGGACCATGGCGATTCGGTATGCCAATGAGCCCAGACACCACACGACCATTCATCTGCGTCAGTGAATGGATCAAGGAGAGCAGTTCCTGTGTCATTGGTATCGCGATTTAGCGCCAATGCACGTGCGACACGTGTCCCAAAATCGAACCGAAACTCGGAGAGACGCTCACCATCGGGGTCACGCTTAAATGGACCGGAAGTCATTTCAGATTGAAGCGCAAGCGAGTGGAGATGTGGATCACTGTCGCGAAGCCATTTCAAGTCATTCAATGCATCAATTTGTGGGTGAATCCAGCCGTCCGCTTGCCAACCATTTGTGGTCAAGAAGAATGCTCTAACAGACGCCGGGAATACGACGTCAAGCCTTGATTCAGTCAACGATAGTTCTTCTTCGTTAGCCGCGGGGAAGCCAAGCCAATTCGCTTCTCCGGTCTCCCAGCCTTCGATCTTGCCAACAATCTTCGCGAGCCGAGAGTATTCGGAAAGAAATTTGCACCAACGTTCCGCCGAGTCGAGTAGCGAGACTGGAGCAAGGACAAGCCGTGACCTT from Rubripirellula tenax encodes the following:
- a CDS encoding SMI1/KNR4 family protein — translated: MTSVRDLIEMGDGQSLSQRFADRYSDFVEPHILADISRIINDPNASPLGGTPESPWSDETWLNWLRNRVEDLKTSTIDDLRSRLVLAPVSLLDSAERWCKFLSEYSRLAKIVGKIEGWETGEANWLGFPAANEEELSLTESRLDVVFPASVRAFFLTTNGWQADGWIHPQIDALNDLKWLRDSDPHLHSLALQSEMTSGPFKRDPDGERLSEFRFDFGTRVARALALNRDTNDTGTALLDPFTDADEWSCGVWAHWHTESPWSCDSLSSYMLARYDFLLEIERDA